The nucleotide window AAAATGCGGGTGAAGCATTAGCCTATGATACAGAAGGAGCAATCATTGTTACGGTTGGTACGGACCGTGAAATGATGCCAGCAATTGAAAACTGTGTAGGGATTATTACAGAAGAGGGTGGCTTAACGAGTCATGCAGCTGTGGTTGGCCTTAGCCTTGGTATTCCTGTCATTGTTGGTGTGAAAGAAGCAACAACATTGATCCGCAGTGGTCAAGAAATTACAATGGATGCAGAAACTGGCGTAATTTATAAAGGACATGCAAGCGTACTATAAAATTTCTAGAGCTGCTCGAGAATGGTCTACTCGAGCAGCTTTTTTTGAAACCTTTTAGCTAATAATTCGTATATAAACTATAGAGGAGGCAATTGTCATGAAAAAATTGTTAATTGGATTACTTGCACTTGTTTTCGCTGAAATCGCACTATTTATAGTAGTTGGAAATGCGATCGGTGTTTTCTATACATTATTATTAATTGTTTTTACATCAGTAGCCGGGGTATTAATTGCCAAGAAACGCGGTACAAAATCTGTCCAGGATATTCAAAAAAGCTTAGCTGAAGGGCAACCACCTGGTATTCCAATGATCGAAACATTTATGATCTTTATTGGGGGGATTTTATTAGCTCTACCTGGATTTTTAACAGATTTAATTGGGTTATTATTTGTTTTAGGAATTACAAGAAATTTATTTAAGCCACTCATTTTTTACGTCTTACGTAAAAAAATGAAAAATGGACAAGTTGTTATTTTGCAAAGATAGTACTTTGTTTTAGCTTTAAGGCGATTACTAAAAAGATTGGGCTAAGTAAGATGCCATAAAAACCAAAAATTAATACAGAGCCAGCGCTAATTAAGAATGTATGAATCATGCGAATATGAAGTGTATGTGACCAAAGCATTGATTCTGTTAGCTGCCTTGTAATTTGTACGAAAATGTAAAGGACAACGAGAGCCAGCGCAAGAAAATGGTTTTGTACAAAAAAATGGTAAATAGCAAGTGGGATTAGAAAAAGCCCGATGCCTAAAAAGGGAAGAATGTCCGCTAAAGCAATAACGAATGCTGTCATAATAGGAGCGCTAAAGGATAAAAAGTAAAACCCAATACTAAGTAAAATGAATGTAAGTGTAAAAAGCTGAAGCTCCACAAAAATAAAATAGCTAATAAGTGACATCGCTTTTGCAAAATAGCGAGACCACTCTTCTCGATAGGCTTTTGGGGTATATGTAAAAAACCAAAGTCTATTTTTTTTGCTTTCAAAGAGTGAAAAGTAAAACGTAATTGTAAATAAAAATAAATCAAACAATGAATTTAAGCTGTTTTTAACGGTATCAATAAGAAATATTGTAATGTCGTTCAATATCGTTGAAAGCTTTTCTATGATGTATGGCACTAATGGATCTTCGATGTATTTTAAAGAAAAGGAATACAATGTCGTTTGAACGGAAGGAAGAAGCTGCAACAAACTTTGAATAAGTAAAAAACCAATTACACCAACTAGAGAGAAGATTGTAAGCGAAAGAAATATTACAATGAGTGGGAATGGTAGTTTTGTTAGGCGTTTAAAAAAATCAAATATAGGGAATAGTATATATGCAAGAAAAAGTCCTAAAGCAATAGGAAAAGTGAAATAAATTAATGCAAAATAAAGTAACATAATGACATATTTACCACTTTTTGAAAGGAAACTATCGAAACTATTTTGTTGAATCACTCAATTCACTCCTAAATTATGCCATATATATCTCGTTAGAATCATTAAATTCTCTTTAAAACACAAAATCTATCACCTATGCTTTTTTTTCTTAAAATCAGAGGATTTCATTCACAAAGCCGTCAAAATTGATTATAATGAGTTGTGTAAGCGATTTACTTATAGGTTCATTGAGCAGAACAATATGAGTGTAACTCTTTTATAGAAAGAAAAGAAAGCACTTACAAAACTAATTTATTAAGTGAAGGAGCGATTTTTTTATGTCAGCAACTAAAGGTTTAGAAGGTATCGTAGCAGCGGAATCTAAGATCAGTTCTATTATCGATGATACACTTACATATGTAGGTTATGGCATCGACGACCTTACTAACAACGCTACATTTGAAGAAGTAGTATTTTTATTATGGAACACACGTTTACCAAACGCAGAAGAATTAGCTAACTTAAAAGCAGAATTAGCTAAAAACATGGAGATTCCATCGGCAATTACTGATTTATTCAAATCTATGCCATTAAACACAGTACACCCAATGGCTGCACTACGTACAGCTGTATCTATGTTAGGTACATTTGACGATGAAGCAGACGTAATGGAAGCAGAAGCTAACTACCGTAAAGCAATTCGTTTACAAGCGAAAATTGGTACAGTAGTAACTACTTTTGCACGTGTACGTCAAGGTAAAGAGCCATTAGCTCCAAAACCAGAATTAGGTTATGCAGCTAACTTCTTATATATGTTAACTGGTGAAGAGCCAGAAGCAATCGCAATAGAAGCATTTGACAAAGCGTTAATTCTACACGCTGACCACGAGTTAAACGCTTCAACATTCACTGCACGTGTATGTGTAGCTACATTATCAGATGTTTATTCTGGTGTTACTGCTGCAATCGGCGCATTAAAAGGCCCATTACACGGTGGTGCTAACGAGCAAGTTATGAAAATGTTAACTGAAATCGGTTCATTAGATAACGTAGAAGCTTGGGTACAAAACAAACTTGATAACAAAGAAAAAATCATGGGCTTCGGTCACCGCGTATACCGTAAAGGCGACCCACGTGCACCTCACTTACGTGTAATGTCTGAAAAGTTAACTAAGTTAACTGGTAAACCAGAATTATACGATATGTCAGTGAAAATTCACGACATGATCGTTGAGCAAAAGAACCTACCTGCAAACGTAGACTTCTTCTCAGCATCAGTATATGATTCTTTAGGTATCGAGCATGACTTATTCACACCAATCTTTGCAGTATCTCGTACTTCAGGTTGGGTAGCGCACATTTTAGAGCAGTATGCAAACAACCGCTTAATCCGTCCACGTGCGGAATATGTTGGTCCAGATATGCAAAAATACATTCCAATTAACGAGCGCTAATTAAAAAAGTATGTTAAAATATCTAGGATTGTGTACTAACACAGTCCTAGATTTATGATTATTAGGAGGCAAATTTCCAATGACTAACAAAATTGTAGTAGAAAACGGTAAATTAATCGTTCCAAACAGTCCTGTTATCCCATTCATCGAGGGTGACGGAATTGGTCCAGATATCTGGGCTGCGGCTTCTCGCGTTATTGACGCAGCAGTAGAAAAAGCTTACAACGGCGAAAAGAAAATCGAGTGGTTAGAAGTATTAGCGGGTGAAAAAGCATTCAACCAAACTGGTGAATGGTTACCACAAGAAACTTTAGATAAAATCAACGAATACTTAATCGCAATTAAAGGTCCTTTAACAACTCCAATCGGTGGCGGTATCCGTTCCCTAAACGTAGCATTACGTCAACAACTTGACTTATATGTATGCTTACGCCCAGTACGTCACTTTGATGGTGTACCTTCTCCAGTTAAACGTCCAGAAGATGTTAACATGGTAATTTTCCGTGAAAACACTGAAGATATCTATGCTGGTATCGAATTTGAAGCTGGTTCTGACCAAGCTAAAAAAATTATCGACTTCTTACAAACAGAATTCGGTACAAAAAACATTCGTTTCCCAGAAACTTCAGGTATCGGTGTAAAACCTGTATCTAAAGAAGGTACTGAGCGTTTAGTACGTTCTGCTATCGAATATGCTATCAAACACAACCAACCAACTGTTACTTTAGTACACAAAGGTAACATCATGAAGTTCACTGAAGGTGGATTCAAAAAATGGGGTTATGAATTAGCTGAAAAAGAATTCGGTGCACAAGTATTCACTTGGAACCAATATGATGCAATTAAAGCTGAGCAAGGCGAAGCGGCTGCTAACGAAGCACAAGCTAAAGCTGTAGCTGAAGGCAAAATCATCGTAAAAGATTCTATCGCTGATATCTTCTTACAACAAATCTTAACTCGTCCAAATGAGTTTGACGTAGTAGCTACAATGAACTTAAACGGTGACTACATCTCTGATGCATTAGCTGCTCAAGTTGGTGGTATTGGTATCGCTCCAGGTGCTAACATTAACTACGTAACTGGTCACGCTATTTTCGAAGCTACTCACGGTACTGCTCCTAAATATGCTGGACAAGATAAAGTAAACCCATCTTCAGTATTATTATCAGGCGTATTAATGCTTGAGCACTTAGGATGGCAAGAAGCTGCGGACTTAATTACGAACTCTGTAGAGAAAACTATCTCTTCTAAGTATGTTACTTATGACTTCGCACGTTTAATGGATGGCGCAACAGAAGTTAAATGTTCTGAGTTCGCTACTCGTTTAATCGAAAACTTCTAATTATAGCTTAAAACTTGCCATTTTATGTGAAATTATTAACAATTTATTTTAATTTGAATAATATTGTGAACATAATAAATCACTATAAAGGCACTTATTTACATTACCTATATAAGTTTCAAATAAATAGTAGTAAGAAAAAGGGAGAGAGCATTATGTTTTCTCCCTTTTTTGTACAACATAAAGTTATACAATAATGTTTTGAATAGGAGCGATTCTGATGGTGTTGAAACGTAAAAAGATTTCCGTAATTGGTAGTGGATTTACAGGGGCAACAGCTGCATTTTTAACAGCCCAAAAAGAATTAGGTGATGTTGTACTATTGGATATTCCAAATGCAGAAAACCCAACAAAAGGGAAAGCATTAGATATGTGGGAAGCCGCACCTGTTCAAGGTTTTGATTCCTATGTGAAAGGCACTTCAAACTATGAAGATACAGCAAATTCTGACATCGTATTAATTACTGCAGGAGTTGCGCGTAAACCAGGTATGAGTCGTGACGATTTAGTTCAAATCAATCAAGGCGTTATGAAGTCTGTTTCGAAGGAAATCGCTCGTACGTCGCCGAACGCAACAATAATTGTATTAACAAATCCTGTAGATGCAATGACATATACAGTATTTAAAGAGACTGGATTCCCGAAAAATCGTGTAATAGGTCAATCAGGGGTGCTTGATACTGCTCGCTTCCGTGCATTCGTTGCAGAAGAGTTAAATGTATCTGTAAAAGATATAACAGCGTTAGTATTAGGTGGGCATGGTGATACAATGGTTCCATTGACACGTTATGCATCTGTAGGTGGAGTTCCATTGGAAAGCCTTATCCCTTCTGAACGTCTAGAGCAAATTGTTCAGCGTACACGTGTGGGTGGTGGTGAAATTGTAAACTTATTAGGAAATGGTTCTGCCTATTATGCACCAGCAGCAGCGATGGTGGAAATGGCAGAAGCAGTTTTAAAAGATCAAAAACGAATTTTACCATCCATTGCATATTTAGAGGGCGAGTACGGCTATGATGGAATTTATTTAGGTGTGCCAACACTATTAGGTGCAAATGGAATAGAGAAGATTTTTGAGTTACAATTAACAAACGATGAAAAAGTTGCATTAGATCATTCAGCAGAAGCTGTAAAAGATGTAATGAACGCTTTAATTTAAGTATGATTAACCTAAGTGAAGTATAAATTAAAAATTGCCCGCTTGGATTAAGATTGGATTTGAAAAGATGTCAAAGCAACAAAAGTTAGAAAGAAAAATATTATGGTTATCCCTAAGTACAGGTCTGTTTTTTGTACTTTTTGAGTTTATAATTGCTATTTATACTAAATCCCAGTCCGTATTGATGGATGCTGCTTACGATGCATCGGAATTATTAATGATTGGTTTGACTTTATTTTTAATTCCTTTGTTTCATCGACCTATTTCGGAAAAACATCCTTTTGGATATGCTCAAATTGAGTCCTTTTTAGTAATTATTAAAGGTTTTATGTTATTAGCAGTTACATTAGGGTTGTCTGCAAATAGCGTAGAAATTGCATTATCCGGAGGAAACATTATAGATGGAAAATTGGTTTCTATTTTTCAATTTATTATTGCATTAGCAAGTTTAGTTGTACTGTATTTTATGATGCGTATAAATAAATCATTGTCTTCACCAATCATCAAAATGGAGATTTATGGATGGAAAATTGATGTAGTCTACAGTATTGGAATGGGTATTGCTTTTTTTGCTTCTACTTTTCTTGAAGGAACAAAGTTAGCATTTATTTCACCCTATTTTGACCAAATAATTGCTGTACTGATTATCTTATTTATGTTGCCAGAAGCTTTAAAAATGCTAATCCGTGCGATTAAAGACGTATTTTTATTTTCACCTGAAAAAGAAGTGATGGAGAAAGTGAAAGGGATTTGCGAAGACGTATTAAGAGATACAGATTTACAAGCCGTATTTTATGATGTTACTCGGACTGGAAGAAGAATGTGGGTTTCGATTTATTTTAATTCTTCTAAAGACTATTTACATGTTGAAGCATTAGAAAATATAACAAATCAAATAAATATTGAACTAGCAGAGCATATTGAAAATTGTGTCTGTGAATTAGTCTTGGCTAAAAGAGATTCAAAGTATTTATAATTTTTGATGTGTTTATTTTTGTTTTAATTTTGCGTGAGATTCTAAAATAGAATGGCTTCTATCGCATTTATGATGTGGCAGCCATTCTGTTTTGGGTTTTTAGAAAAGGAAATGGAAGTAAAAAAGGAAAACGAAGAATTACTTACATCTCTATTTGTACTTTTTATAAAAAGTTGATACTATGAATGTAGACTCTAGTTGCTTCACTTGCTTGCGATGATGAGGTTATGAAAGTTTCACCACCATACAAAGAAATGGAATAATTGATTTGAAATGGGGGTTTCAAATCGATTTTGGAGGAAGCACATAATGGGAAAAACGATTTTAGTAGTAGAAGATGAAATTTCAATTGCTACATTATTAAAATACAATTTAGAGCAGGCAGGCTATTCGGTACTGCTGGCACATGATGGTCAGGCTGGATTAGATACTGCTGTGGAGCAATCACCAGATCTAATGCTACTGGATTTAATGTTGCCAAAGTTAGATGGAGTAGAGGTTTGTAAGGAGCTACGTAGATTACGTATTAATATTCCAATTATTATGTTAACTGCTCGTGATGACGAGTTTGATAAAGTGCTTGGTTTAGAACTTGGCGCAGATGATTATATGACAAAACCATTTAGCCCACGTGAAGTGATCGCACGCGTAAAGGCCGTGTTACGACGTTTTTCTGTGCCCGTTATTGAAGAAGTTGTGGAAACAGATGAAGTCGTATACTCATTTGGAAAGCTTCAAGTATATCCTGAAAGATTTGAGGCATTTATCGATGAACAATCATTAGAGTTCACACCAAAGGAATTTGAACTTTTAGTATACTTATTAGAAAATAAAAACCGTGTGTTAACACGAGATCAGCTTCTAAGCGCAGTTTGGAATTATGATTTTGCCGGGGATACACGTATTGTTGATGTGCATATTAGCCATTTGCGCGATAAAATTGAAGAAAATAGCCGTAAACCGGTATATATTAAGACAATTCGTGGTTTAGGTTATAAGTTTGAGGAGCCAAAAAAATAATGAATACAATAACGAATCGTTTGTTTTATTCCTTTATTTTTGTTATTGGGTCGATTTTAGCTGTTCTAGGGTTGTTCATAGGGCAGCTTTTTCCTTTTTTTGCAGAAGAGTATGTCCAATCAACGGTAGCTGAAAATGAGCAAAAGCTTGAACAGGTGTTAAAAGAAGAAAATATTGAACTTACTTCAAGTCAAAAAGATGCATTAATGACGACATATGAAATGGATAAAGAATCTGAAAGCTATGACGAGATTCGAAAGCGTTTATACTTATTAATTGCACTACTAATTGCTGTTTCATGTTTTTTAATGGCCGTTATGGCACACCGAGTAGCGAGTAATTTTATTCATCCAATCATTAATATTACCCGTACAGCAATAGAGCTATCAAAAGGAAACTACCGTGCCCGTGCCTTTGCAAATGGCCCGAAAACAGTAGTAGAATTACGTAATTCAATCAATATATTAGCACGAAATTTACAAGATATTACGAAGACACGTGTTATAGAAGAAGAACGGTTAAAAACGTTAATTGAAAATATGGGAAGTGCCCTTATGATGATTGATCGTGAAGGGCAAGTTTCAATTGTTAACAAAAAATTTCAAATGTTATTTGAACTAGAAAAGGAACAGCTTATCGGGAAAAATTTCTTGAATTTAGGCTTACCTAAGCAATTAGAGGAATTTATCGACCATGTATTTTTAACTGAAATGCCGTACCGTCAGCAATTAGAAATGGAAATCAGTGAGGAATTGTACATTGAGCAAGTGTATGGTGCTCCAGTAGTAGGAGAGCATGGAAGATGGCTTGGAGTAGTCATTGTCATGCATGATATAAGTGAGCTTGTGCGCTTAGAGCAAATTCGTAAAGATTTCGTTGCGAACGTTTCACACGAATTAAGAACGCCGATTACGTCGATCAAAGGCTTTTCTGAAACATTACTAGATGGTGCATTTAAAGATGAGCAAATGCTGTTATCATTTTTAGGAATCATTTATGAGGAAAGTAATCGAATTGAGGTGCTTGTACATGACTTATTGGAGCTTTCTAAAATCGAACGGCATGGATTTACTCTCGATGTTGTTCCGACAAAGCTTCAAGATATACTAATACGTGTTGTAGATTTAACCAGCTCTCAATTAGAAAATAAAAATATGCAATTTGAAGTTGAGATTGAACAGGATGCTGTCATATTAGGTGATGTTAATCGACTCATGCAAATCTTCACAAATCTTATTAACAATGCTATTTCCTATTCTAAAGAAGAAACGACCATTACATTGCGTATTAGTACGAATGAACAATACGGTATTTTTGAAGTAAAGGACCAAGGAATTGGGATTGAAAAGAGTGAGGTATCACGGATTTTTGAACGTTTTTACCGAGTAGACCGAGCGCGTAGCCGAAATTCTGGAGGGACTGGACTAGGCCTTTCGATTGTTAAACACTTAATTGAGGCGCATCAAGGGAAAATTCAAGTTTCTAGTGAAGTCGGGAAAGGAACAAGTATGAAAGTGTTTTTACCACTAAAAAAATAAGCCTTAACAATGTCTTTACAAATTAATTATATTCCCTTTATATTCAAGTGCTATAGTACCTTATAGAAACCCCCGTTTCAAAGGTAACAGGAATTAGCTTGAATAAGGTTGTTTACAAAATGCAGTCTGTCCATGAATGTGGATGGTCTGCTTTTTGTTTTTGAAAAATAATAAAATTTAAAATATCGAAACTTTTTGTAAGCCTTAACCGTAAAATGAATAGACTTACAAATTTGTTAGGGGGAAATTACGATGAGTGCAAAGCGAACGCTATTACTTATTGGTCTTGGACTATTTACTATTATTGCATTAATCGCTGTCACAACGTCTTGGTATACTGTAGACGAATCCGAACAGGCCGTTGTCATCACATTTGGTCAAGCCGATGAAACAATTCAAGATTCGGGCTTACATTTTAAATTACCTTGGCCAATCCAAAAAGTAGAAAAATTATCAAAAGAAACATACAGCTTACAATTTGGTTATAAGCAAAACTCGGATGGCACACTAGAAACATTTGATAAAGAAACAAAAATGATTACAGGTGATGAGTTCATTGTATTAACGGATCTTGTCGTACAATGGCGCATTGTTGATCCAAAAAAATATTTATTTAATGCTCAAGAACCTCGTACTATTTTACATAGCGCCACTTCAAGTGCTATTCGTTCAGTTATTGGTAACTCAAAAATAGATGATGCATTAACAGATGGAAAAGCAGATATCGAAGCAAATACACGGGAATTGCTTGTGTCATTAATTGATAAATATGACATTGGTATTAGTATTGTTGGCGTTAAGTTACAGGATGTAGATGTACCAAATGAAGAGGTACGTGCGGCATTTACAGCGGTAACAGATGCTCGTGAAATGAAAAATACTAAAATTAATGAAGCGACAAAATATAAAAACCAACGACTGAGTGAAGTAGAAGGGGAAATTAATGCCATTCTGTCAAAGGCAGAAGGTGAAAAGACGGCCCGTATTGAGCAAGCGAACGGGGAAGTTGCATTATTTAATAACCTATACGAAGAATATCGATTAAATAAAGAAATTACTCGGGAGCGTCTTGTTATTGAAACGTTGGAGGCAGTTTTACCGAACGCACAAATTTATATTATGAATGATGATGGTAGTAGTACATTGAAGTATTTACCTCTACAGCAAACGCAAACGAATTCTTCGACTGAAACGAAGAAGGAAGGAGGTTCGAACTAATGAGTAATAATAAAAATAATTTTGATGGGGATTTAGATAAATTCGTCAAAAAGTTATTCGGTGAAAAGAAAGCACCGAAAAATGTAAAGGACATTACGCCCGATTACAATAATACAGATGAGGTGGCTTCCAATGATAAAGGAACAGCTAAAAAAGCTAAAACACCGCTCTCAAAAAATAAAAAGCCTGTCAATATGAAGCAATGGATTACATCTGCTGTTATTTTAACCGTTGTATTTGCTGCTTTTATTATCGTATTTGCGAACCTTTATGTCGTGAAGGAAAATGAATATAAAGTTGTTCGTCAGTTCGGGGAAGTAGTTAAATATGAAAAAGAGCCAGGTCTTCATATGAAAATTCCATTCATTCAAAGCGTAACAACATTACCTCGAAATTTAATGACACATGATATGACAGAAGAAGAAATTAGTACGAAGGATAAGAAGCGTATTATTATCGATAATTATACCGTTTGGCGTGTAACAGATCCTAAAGCATTAATATCGAATGCAGGACAATTGTTAAATGCAGAAAGTCGGATGGAAGAATTTATTTATTCAGCGCTTCGTACAGAGTTTGGTCAAACGAACTATGAAGATATAATTAACGACAAGAAATCTTCAAGAGGAAATATTAATGATCGCGTAACAGAACGTGTCAATGAATTAATAACAGCTGCGAATTTTGGGATTGAAGTTATGGATGTTCGTATTCGCCGTACGGATTTACCAAAGGAAAACGAGCAGGCGGTTTATACACGTATGGTATCAGAACGCCAATCAACTGCTCAAACGTATATATCGGAAGGGGATGCTGTAAAACGAAGTGAGGAAGCAAAAACGGATCAAGAAGTACAAGTGAAGCTGGCAACCGCAAATAAAAAGGCGGCCATCATTCGAGCAGAAGGCGAATCACAAGCTGCACAAATTTATAATAATGCATACTCAAAAGATCCAGAGTTTTATAGTTTATTTAGAACATTAGAGTCCTATAAGAAGACAATAGGTGATGAAACAATGATTATTATTCCTGCGGATTCACCTTATGCAAAGCTTTTATCTGGTCGGTTAGATTAAGGAGCGGCTACCTTGCGTGATGTATAAATTACATGCGTTCAGGTAGCTTCTCCTTTTTTTCTTGAAATTGGATTCATAAAAAGTTCAAAATATATTACTGAAATATAATATAAATTTGCTATAATAAGGACTAGCTATTTCGTTCATTAGGAAACTATAATTTTTCCTATGAGATAGAAAGAGATTCACTTCTGCTATCTTGCATGTGAAATCTCATTAAAAAGGAGTGTGTTTTCACGTGAGTAAAGCAATTCAAAATAGTTTAATAGCTTTTATTATGGCTACATCAGTAACTGCCATGTTCTTCCAAGCGAATTTTGACTTCATGAAAGTTGAAATTTTTCATATACCCATATTATTTTTAGTCATGCTGCCTTTATGTTTCGTAGTGGCAGAGGATGTTCGAAATTCGTTTAAAAAGGTGCTTTGGTATGAAAAACGTGAAGATAAACTTCCTATTTGGCAAGTTGGTATTGGAATGATCTTCTATTTTACACAAGTTGGCTTTATTGAAGTATTCGCACGTGGCCTAATGCCCTATGA belongs to Solibacillus sp. FSL R7-0682 and includes:
- the icd gene encoding NADP-dependent isocitrate dehydrogenase → MTNKIVVENGKLIVPNSPVIPFIEGDGIGPDIWAAASRVIDAAVEKAYNGEKKIEWLEVLAGEKAFNQTGEWLPQETLDKINEYLIAIKGPLTTPIGGGIRSLNVALRQQLDLYVCLRPVRHFDGVPSPVKRPEDVNMVIFRENTEDIYAGIEFEAGSDQAKKIIDFLQTEFGTKNIRFPETSGIGVKPVSKEGTERLVRSAIEYAIKHNQPTVTLVHKGNIMKFTEGGFKKWGYELAEKEFGAQVFTWNQYDAIKAEQGEAAANEAQAKAVAEGKIIVKDSIADIFLQQILTRPNEFDVVATMNLNGDYISDALAAQVGGIGIAPGANINYVTGHAIFEATHGTAPKYAGQDKVNPSSVLLSGVLMLEHLGWQEAADLITNSVEKTISSKYVTYDFARLMDGATEVKCSEFATRLIENF
- the pnpS gene encoding two-component system histidine kinase PnpS; translated protein: MNTITNRLFYSFIFVIGSILAVLGLFIGQLFPFFAEEYVQSTVAENEQKLEQVLKEENIELTSSQKDALMTTYEMDKESESYDEIRKRLYLLIALLIAVSCFLMAVMAHRVASNFIHPIINITRTAIELSKGNYRARAFANGPKTVVELRNSINILARNLQDITKTRVIEEERLKTLIENMGSALMMIDREGQVSIVNKKFQMLFELEKEQLIGKNFLNLGLPKQLEEFIDHVFLTEMPYRQQLEMEISEELYIEQVYGAPVVGEHGRWLGVVIVMHDISELVRLEQIRKDFVANVSHELRTPITSIKGFSETLLDGAFKDEQMLLSFLGIIYEESNRIEVLVHDLLELSKIERHGFTLDVVPTKLQDILIRVVDLTSSQLENKNMQFEVEIEQDAVILGDVNRLMQIFTNLINNAISYSKEETTITLRISTNEQYGIFEVKDQGIGIEKSEVSRIFERFYRVDRARSRNSGGTGLGLSIVKHLIEAHQGKIQVSSEVGKGTSMKVFLPLKK
- a CDS encoding response regulator transcription factor; the encoded protein is MGKTILVVEDEISIATLLKYNLEQAGYSVLLAHDGQAGLDTAVEQSPDLMLLDLMLPKLDGVEVCKELRRLRINIPIIMLTARDDEFDKVLGLELGADDYMTKPFSPREVIARVKAVLRRFSVPVIEEVVETDEVVYSFGKLQVYPERFEAFIDEQSLEFTPKEFELLVYLLENKNRVLTRDQLLSAVWNYDFAGDTRIVDVHISHLRDKIEENSRKPVYIKTIRGLGYKFEEPKK
- a CDS encoding FxsA family protein, with translation MKKLLIGLLALVFAEIALFIVVGNAIGVFYTLLLIVFTSVAGVLIAKKRGTKSVQDIQKSLAEGQPPGIPMIETFMIFIGGILLALPGFLTDLIGLLFVLGITRNLFKPLIFYVLRKKMKNGQVVILQR
- a CDS encoding DNA polymerase I, with amino-acid sequence MSKAIQNSLIAFIMATSVTAMFFQANFDFMKVEIFHIPILFLVMLPLCFVVAEDVRNSFKKVLWYEKREDKLPIWQVGIGMIFYFTQVGFIEVFARGLMPYDLGGMPMYLIIPFLNAFLLTVIFEEIFYVKEKDTVQNFKFKNLK
- the hflK gene encoding FtsH protease activity modulator HflK; the protein is MSAKRTLLLIGLGLFTIIALIAVTTSWYTVDESEQAVVITFGQADETIQDSGLHFKLPWPIQKVEKLSKETYSLQFGYKQNSDGTLETFDKETKMITGDEFIVLTDLVVQWRIVDPKKYLFNAQEPRTILHSATSSAIRSVIGNSKIDDALTDGKADIEANTRELLVSLIDKYDIGISIVGVKLQDVDVPNEEVRAAFTAVTDAREMKNTKINEATKYKNQRLSEVEGEINAILSKAEGEKTARIEQANGEVALFNNLYEEYRLNKEITRERLVIETLEAVLPNAQIYIMNDDGSSTLKYLPLQQTQTNSSTETKKEGGSN
- the mdh gene encoding malate dehydrogenase, coding for MVLKRKKISVIGSGFTGATAAFLTAQKELGDVVLLDIPNAENPTKGKALDMWEAAPVQGFDSYVKGTSNYEDTANSDIVLITAGVARKPGMSRDDLVQINQGVMKSVSKEIARTSPNATIIVLTNPVDAMTYTVFKETGFPKNRVIGQSGVLDTARFRAFVAEELNVSVKDITALVLGGHGDTMVPLTRYASVGGVPLESLIPSERLEQIVQRTRVGGGEIVNLLGNGSAYYAPAAAMVEMAEAVLKDQKRILPSIAYLEGEYGYDGIYLGVPTLLGANGIEKIFELQLTNDEKVALDHSAEAVKDVMNALI
- a CDS encoding cation transporter, encoding MSKQQKLERKILWLSLSTGLFFVLFEFIIAIYTKSQSVLMDAAYDASELLMIGLTLFLIPLFHRPISEKHPFGYAQIESFLVIIKGFMLLAVTLGLSANSVEIALSGGNIIDGKLVSIFQFIIALASLVVLYFMMRINKSLSSPIIKMEIYGWKIDVVYSIGMGIAFFASTFLEGTKLAFISPYFDQIIAVLIILFMLPEALKMLIRAIKDVFLFSPEKEVMEKVKGICEDVLRDTDLQAVFYDVTRTGRRMWVSIYFNSSKDYLHVEALENITNQINIELAEHIENCVCELVLAKRDSKYL
- a CDS encoding AI-2E family transporter, producing MIQQNSFDSFLSKSGKYVIMLLYFALIYFTFPIALGLFLAYILFPIFDFFKRLTKLPFPLIVIFLSLTIFSLVGVIGFLLIQSLLQLLPSVQTTLYSFSLKYIEDPLVPYIIEKLSTILNDITIFLIDTVKNSLNSLFDLFLFTITFYFSLFESKKNRLWFFTYTPKAYREEWSRYFAKAMSLISYFIFVELQLFTLTFILLSIGFYFLSFSAPIMTAFVIALADILPFLGIGLFLIPLAIYHFFVQNHFLALALVVLYIFVQITRQLTESMLWSHTLHIRMIHTFLISAGSVLIFGFYGILLSPIFLVIALKLKQSTIFAK
- the hflC gene encoding protease modulator HflC; the protein is MSNNKNNFDGDLDKFVKKLFGEKKAPKNVKDITPDYNNTDEVASNDKGTAKKAKTPLSKNKKPVNMKQWITSAVILTVVFAAFIIVFANLYVVKENEYKVVRQFGEVVKYEKEPGLHMKIPFIQSVTTLPRNLMTHDMTEEEISTKDKKRIIIDNYTVWRVTDPKALISNAGQLLNAESRMEEFIYSALRTEFGQTNYEDIINDKKSSRGNINDRVTERVNELITAANFGIEVMDVRIRRTDLPKENEQAVYTRMVSERQSTAQTYISEGDAVKRSEEAKTDQEVQVKLATANKKAAIIRAEGESQAAQIYNNAYSKDPEFYSLFRTLESYKKTIGDETMIIIPADSPYAKLLSGRLD
- the citZ gene encoding citrate synthase; its protein translation is MSATKGLEGIVAAESKISSIIDDTLTYVGYGIDDLTNNATFEEVVFLLWNTRLPNAEELANLKAELAKNMEIPSAITDLFKSMPLNTVHPMAALRTAVSMLGTFDDEADVMEAEANYRKAIRLQAKIGTVVTTFARVRQGKEPLAPKPELGYAANFLYMLTGEEPEAIAIEAFDKALILHADHELNASTFTARVCVATLSDVYSGVTAAIGALKGPLHGGANEQVMKMLTEIGSLDNVEAWVQNKLDNKEKIMGFGHRVYRKGDPRAPHLRVMSEKLTKLTGKPELYDMSVKIHDMIVEQKNLPANVDFFSASVYDSLGIEHDLFTPIFAVSRTSGWVAHILEQYANNRLIRPRAEYVGPDMQKYIPINER